A genomic region of Candidatus Pseudomonas phytovorans contains the following coding sequences:
- the argS gene encoding arginine--tRNA ligase, producing MKDTIRQLIQQALTQLVTEGVLPEGLSPAIQVENARDKTHGDFASNIAMMLAKPAGMKPRDLAEKLIQALPTSADISKVEIAGPGFLNFFQNTDALANRLDAALADEHLGVRKAGPSEKVVIDMSAPNLAKEMHVGHLRSTIIGDSVARVLEFLGDNVIRQNHVGDWGTQFGMLMAYLQENPITSDELSDLENFYRAAKKRFDESEEFATRARGLVVKLQAGDPECLALWTRFKDISLSHCQKTYELLNVKLTMADVMGESAYNDDLANVVADLKAKGLLVEDQGAQCVFLEEFKNSEGEPLPVIVQKADGGYLYATTDLAAVRYRSNVLNADRALYFVDQRQALHFNQVFEVARRAGFVGHPMQMEHMGFGTMNGADGRPFKTRDGGTVKLIDLLTEAKERAYALVKEKNPSLADEDLRHIGEVVGIGAVKYADLSKHRTSDYSFNFELMLNFEGNTAPYLLYAYTRVAGVFRKLGKGFDEVDGKIVLQAAHEQDLAARLAQFGETLNSVAEKGTPHVLCSYLYDLAGLFSSFYENCPILAAETPEQQQSRLRLAALTGRTLKQGLELLGLETLERM from the coding sequence ATGAAAGACACCATTCGCCAGCTGATCCAGCAAGCCCTCACCCAACTCGTCACCGAAGGTGTGCTGCCTGAAGGGCTGTCGCCGGCGATCCAGGTGGAAAACGCCCGGGACAAGACCCACGGCGACTTCGCCAGCAACATCGCCATGATGCTGGCCAAGCCGGCCGGCATGAAGCCACGCGACCTGGCCGAAAAACTGATCCAGGCCCTGCCGACCAGCGCCGACATCAGCAAGGTGGAAATCGCAGGCCCCGGCTTCCTCAACTTCTTCCAGAACACCGACGCCCTGGCCAACCGCCTGGACGCCGCCCTGGCCGACGAACATCTAGGTGTGCGCAAGGCCGGCCCGAGCGAAAAGGTCGTCATCGACATGTCGGCGCCGAACCTGGCCAAAGAGATGCACGTCGGCCACCTGCGCTCGACCATCATCGGTGACAGCGTCGCACGCGTGCTGGAATTCCTGGGTGACAACGTCATTCGCCAGAACCACGTCGGCGACTGGGGTACCCAGTTCGGCATGCTGATGGCCTACCTGCAGGAAAATCCGATCACCAGCGACGAGCTGTCGGACCTGGAAAACTTCTATCGGGCGGCGAAGAAGCGCTTCGACGAATCGGAAGAGTTCGCCACGCGCGCCCGTGGCCTGGTGGTCAAGCTGCAGGCCGGCGACCCCGAGTGCCTGGCCCTGTGGACACGCTTCAAGGACATCTCGTTGTCGCACTGCCAGAAGACCTACGAGCTGCTCAACGTCAAGCTGACCATGGCCGACGTGATGGGCGAAAGCGCCTACAACGACGACCTGGCCAACGTGGTGGCCGACCTCAAGGCCAAGGGCCTGCTGGTCGAAGACCAGGGCGCCCAGTGCGTGTTCCTAGAAGAATTCAAGAACAGCGAAGGCGAACCACTGCCGGTGATCGTGCAGAAAGCCGACGGCGGCTACCTGTACGCCACCACCGACCTGGCCGCCGTGCGCTACCGCAGCAACGTGCTCAACGCTGATCGCGCGCTGTACTTTGTGGACCAGCGCCAGGCCCTGCACTTCAATCAGGTGTTCGAAGTAGCGCGCCGCGCAGGCTTTGTCGGCCACCCGATGCAGATGGAACACATGGGCTTCGGCACCATGAACGGCGCCGACGGCCGCCCGTTCAAGACCCGCGATGGCGGCACCGTCAAACTGATCGACCTGCTCACCGAGGCCAAGGAGCGCGCCTATGCGCTGGTCAAGGAAAAGAACCCGAGCCTGGCCGACGAAGACCTGCGCCACATCGGCGAAGTGGTTGGCATTGGCGCGGTGAAATACGCCGACCTGTCCAAGCACCGCACCAGCGACTACAGCTTCAACTTCGAGCTGATGCTCAACTTCGAAGGCAACACTGCCCCTTACCTGCTGTACGCCTACACCCGCGTTGCCGGCGTGTTCCGCAAGCTGGGCAAGGGCTTTGACGAAGTCGACGGCAAGATCGTGCTGCAGGCCGCCCACGAGCAGGACCTGGCTGCACGCCTGGCGCAGTTTGGCGAAACCCTCAATAGCGTCGCCGAGAAAGGCACGCCGCATGTGCTGTGCAGCTACCTGTACGACCTGGCCGGCCTGTTCTCCAGCTTCTACGAGAACTGCCCGATCCTTGCCGCCGAAACCCCTGAGCAGCAGCAGAGCCGCCTGCGCCTGGCCGCCCTGACCGGCCGCACCCTCAAACAAGGTCTGGAACTGCTCGGCCTGGAAACCCTGGAGCGCATGTAA